The DNA segment CAATAAAACTGGAGCGTGACGAATACAATCAGTGAAATCGTCATAAACACCGATATTATTGGGATGAATTTATTATTCATTACTTAATAAATTTAAAAAACAGAATGTTAAAATTAAATATTTTATGAGTTCATAAACAAAAAACGAGCCATAAAATTGTGTAATTTTTCTTAAAAATGCGTTTTTTAACATTTATTTATAAATTTTTAATTCTTTATCATAGAAAAAGAGTGTTCTCTAAATAAAAACTAGATTTGTATCTATAAAATAATATGAAATCTGAAATCATTTTTAACAGAGATCCGGAATCTGCCAGTATTTATGTCATGAAAATGTATAATGCTGAAGTTTCTGTAATTTGGGATTATTTCACGAAATCCGAATTGCTTGATCAATGGTGGGCTCCAAAACCATGGCAATGTGAAACAAAAACTCACGAATTTAAAAAAGGAGGAACCTGGCTGTATTCAATGCTAGGTCCTGAAGGAGAAAGGCATTATGCTAAAGTAAAGTACGGAGAAATAACGGAACACCGGAGCTTCGACGGGACAGACTCTTTCTGCGATGAAAACGGAAATGCAAACCCGGATTTTCCAGAAACAAAATGGCTGTTCGGATTTACAGGAGTGGAAGAGGGTACGAAAGTAACGGTAAATATTCATTTTGCATCTGAACAAGCGATGAACCAGCTTTTGGAGATGGGATTTGAACAAGGTTTCAAAGCGGGTTTAAATCAATTGGAAAGTATTCTCAGTAGTTATGATATTTAAATATTAATAAGAGCGGACTTTAGTCCGTTTTTTAATGTAAAATTTCACAGGCTTTAATCAAAATTAAAGCACAAAAAATGGAAAGTATTTACTTTCCATTTTTTATTTCATTTTAATTTAAACAATTTCTTCATCCTGAAAATACTGAATGATCGCTTTTTTCATTAAAAGCTGCTGTTCATTCGGTTTCAGCTCGGGAAGATCTTCCAGTTTTTCAAAATGGGGATAGCCGTCATCATCGTAGTGAGAAAATTTATAGTATCCGAAAGGTTCCAGTAATCTGCATACTGCGATATGAATGAGATTCACCTTGTCGTCTTTTGTATATTTCTGCTGACCGCTGCCCAGTTCCTGAAGGCCAATCAGGAACAGATACGTTTCTATCGGTGCATTCTTTTCCGTATCAAAATTTTCAACGAAAAATTGTTCTATTTTCTGCCAGTATTCTGCTTCGTTAATCATTTTTGTTTTCTAATTTTAATAAAAACGCATATTCTAAAGCGTCTTCCTTTAAAGATTCAAATCTTCCGCTTGCTCCGCCGTGGCCTGCGCTCATGTCGGTCTTGAAAATGAGAATGTTATTGTCGGTTTTAAGCTCACGTAACTTTGCAGTCCATTTCGCGGGTTCCCAGTATTGTACCTGAGAATCATGCAAGCCTGTTGTAATCAGTACATTTGGGTATTCTTTCGCTTCTATATTATCGTAAGGTGAATATTCCTTCATGTATTGATAGTATTCTTCATCGTTTGGATTTCCCCATTCATCATATTCCCCAGTCGTTAATGGAATGGTTTCGTCCAACATGGTGGTAACCACGTCCACAAAAGGAACCTGAGCAACAATACCGTTGAATAGAGATGGCTCGTAATTCATAACCGCACCTACAAGCAAACCTCCCGCACTTCCGCCCATCGCGTACAAATGTTTCGCAGACGTATAATTTTCTTTCACTAAAAATTTGGCGGCATCAATAAAATCGAAGAATGTATTTTTTTTGAATAGCATTTTCCCTTCCTCGTACCACTCTCTTCCAAGGTATTCTCCGCCTCTGATATGAGCAATGGCATAAATAAAACCTCTATCTAAAATTGACAGCCTCACATTCGAAAAACTTGCGTCTACGGTATGTCCATAACTTCCGTAACCATACAAAAGTAAAGGAGTATCCGCAGATTTTTTTGTGTCTTTATGATAAACCAAAGAAATCGGAACTTTTGAATTTCCGTCTCTTGAGTCTGCCCAGATTCGTTCGGAGATATAATTTTCTGCAAGGAATTTTCCGCCCAAAACTTCCTGTTGCTTAAGAAGTTTGGTGGTTTTTTCCTTCATATTATATTCATATGTTGAGCTTGGTTGCGTCAAGGAAGTATAGCCATAGCGTAATACTTCTGTGTCAAATTCAAGATTCACTCCGATATAGGCCGTATATGTTGGATCTGAAAAAGGCAGATAATGAGATTCCTGCGTTTTTTCATCAATGATCTTAATCTGCAGGAGTCCTTGTTCTCTTTCTTCCAGAACAAGATAGTTTTTAAAAATCTCGAAACCTTCGAGGAGAACTTCCGGGCGGTGAGGAATAACATCAACCCAGTTTTCTATGCCGCAGTTGCTGATCTTTGTTTTTACGATTTTAAAATTAAATGCATCGTCAGCATTAGTGATGATATAAAATTCGTCTTCATAGTGCTCCACAGAATATTCCAGGTCGTCGATTCTCGGTTGAATAATTGTCCAGTCTGCAAAAACGTTATCCGAAGGAATAAATCGATGTTCGTCCGAAATGGTGCTGGAGCTTGCGATAAAAATATATTCTAAAGATTTTGTTTTAAAAACATTCACATCAAAAGTATCATCTTTTTCATGGAAAATTAAAACATCTTCTGAAGTATCCGTTCCAAGTTTATGCCTGAATACCTGAAAAGCTCTTAAGCTTTCATCTTTTCTGATATAAAAAACATGTTCATTATCATTGGTCCAGACTGCTTTTCCAGTGGTATTTTCAATTTTATCCGAAAGGATTTTGCCTGTTTTTAAATCTTTAAAATTGATGCTGTAAATTCTACGGCTTACATTGTCCGTTGAAAAGGAAGCGAGTTCATTATTCGGAGAAACGGCAACGCTTCCCACTTCGAAATAGCTTTCGCCCTCCGCCAGAATATTAACATCAAGAATTATTTCTTCATTGTTGTCTAAGCTTTTCTGCTTTCTGCAGAAAATAGGATATTCTTTTCCTTCTTCATAACGAACAATATACCAGTACCCGTTGAAAAAATAAGGTAATGATTCATCATCTTTTTTGTAACGGGCTTTCATTTCTTCAAAAAGTTGTTCCTGCAGTGGTTCCGTATCTTTCATGACGAAATCAGCGTAGGCATTTTCTTCTTCAAGGTATTTTATGACCTCCGGATTTTCCCTTTCATTAAGCCAGAAATAATTGTCAATTCTTTTATCACTGTGTGTTTCAAGGATTTTTTCTATTTTTTTTGCCTTTGGAGCTTCCATTCAATATTAATTCTTGTTCAAATTTAGTTAAAAAAAAACCATCTTTTCTGTATGAAAAGACGGTTGCTTTATATTTTATCGTAAAACTTACTTGTGAAGCGATTTGATAAACTTTTCCAGAGCCATTGTCATAGACGGAGTTTCCTTTGTAGGCGCCATAAGATCTACTTTCAGCCCTGCTTCTTCAGCAGCAGCCAACGTTGTGGTTCCGAAAACGCCAATTTTTGTTTCTTCCTGTTTGAAGTCCGGGAAATTCTGCTGTAATGATTTAATACCCTGCGGACTGAAGAATATCAGCATGTCGTAATCTTTTACATTGATATCGGTAAGATCGCTGCAAACCGTTCTGTACATGATGGCTCTTTTCCAGTCTACATTGGAGGCTTCCATTGTTTTCACAATATCAGGGCTCAATACATCAGAAGATGGCAAAAGGTATTTCTCTGTCGGGAATTTTTTGAATAAAGGAAGAAGATCCGAAAAATTCTTTTCTCCGAAGCTGATCTTTCTTTTTCTGTACACAATATGTTTCTGAAGATAATTGGCAATTGCTTCAGACTGGCAGATGTATCTCATCGTGTCAGGAACCGCAAAACGCAGCTCTTCTGCTAATCTGAAGTAATGATCAATCGCATTTTTACTCGTGAAAATAATTCCGGTATATTGCGTAAGATCGATCTTCTGTGTTCTCAATTCTTTATTGTCAACTCCTTCTACGTGGATGAAAGGGCGGAAATCTATTTTTATCTTTTCCTTCTTTGCAATATCCAGGTACGGAGACGACTCACTTGGCGCTGGTTGAGAAACCAATATTGACTTTATTCTCATCATTGACAGTTATTAAAAAAATAATAATTTCCAAAGCAACAAAAGAGGTGCAATTTGGAGGGTGCAAATATACAAAAATTTATAATACCATTTTTCAGGTAAGATGTTATTCTTGTGAAATAAATAGAAAAAAACCTTGAAAATGAATACAAAAGAAAAAAAGTAGAAGTAATACAAAAACATTTTATTTCTGTCCAGCGGGAAATAATAGTGAGTTACACATAAAACAATAAGGATGAAAGACAGTATAAAATAAAATTTTGTCGCAGTAAAATAAAAAACAGTCCACTTTTTTCCGTCACCCGTACTCTGAAAAAATAAAAATCCCAAACCGGATTTAATCATATAAAAAAAGATCACTGCAAGTAAACAGAATCCGAATTTGTTCAGCTGATATCCCAAGACCTGAAGATCGGCAATATACTTTGGGACAGTAGGAATATACTGCGAAATCAGTACGGATAAAGTAAGAGCGGTAACGCACGAAGTGATCGCCCAGCTCGGAAGATTGTTACTCGCATCAAAATATTTCTGTAGCAGAAAGTCTTTTAAATTGGCTCCCCTCTCAATGATATTCATCATAAAAAGGTACAAAAAGATGCAGCCCAACAATATAAAGATCACCCAATCGTTGTTCTCAGGTATTCTTATGTGATTTGTAAAATGTTGTGATAACGGCAAAGGGTATTTTTTTGCAAAATTATAGATTATTTTGTATAAAATAAAAAGGTTAAATAAACTATCTTTGCAAACTGAAATGAAAAAGCTCGTCATCATTCCCACCTATAACGAAAAGGAAAATATTGAAAATATTATTTCCGCAGTTTTTGCATTGGAAGATGACTTTCATATTCTGGTAGTAGATGATTCGTCTCCCGATGGCACCGCAGAGCAGGTAAAAGAATTGCAGAAAACACATCCCCACTTTTTGCATTTATCAGTAAGAAGAGTGAAAGACGGATTAGGAAAGGCATATATTCACGGGTTTAAATGGGCCATTGAAAATAAATACGATTATATTTTTGAGATGGATGCGGATTTTTCCCACAACCCGGCTGATCTTCCGAAGCTTTATGAGGCGTGTCTGAATGCTGATATGGCCATCGGATCAAGATATTCTAAAGGGGTAAATGTTGTGAACTGGCCAATGGGAAGGGTTTTGCTTTCCTATTTTGCTTCAAAATACGTGCGATTTGTTTTGGGACTTCCTATTCATGATACAACAGCAGGTTTTGTCTGTTTTTCAAGAAACGTATTGGAAGAAATCGGACTGGATAATGTGAGATTAAAAGGATATGGGTTTCAGATCGAAATGAAATTCCGAACTTTTAAAAAAGGATTCAAAATTGTAGAAGTACCTATTATTTTTACCAACAGGATCCTGGGAGAAAGCAAAATGAATGGCGGAATCATTCATGAGGCGGTTTTTGGAGTTTTAAATTTAAAATGGAAATCAATCATCAACAGATTATGAAAATGATGCGGTATAAATATTCGCTCAGAATAGGTGTCTGCAGAATTTCATCAAAACAGATAAAAATTAACTGATGAAAAAATTGATCTTCTTCTTCGTACTGATATCTTTATTCTCATGCGGAGATTATATTGATAAGCCAAAAAATCTTGTTTCACAGGATAAAATGGCTGAAATTATGGCAGATCTGGCCATCAACGATCAGGCAACTTTCATGTATCCGAATTCAAATCTTGAGGCAGGAACAAGATATGTTCTCAAAACCCATCATGTAAACTCAGCGGATTATATTGAAAGCTTTAAATATTATGTGGTGAAGGAGAAAATGAACGGGATTGTTGAAGATGCGCAGAAAATATTGTTGAAAAAAGATCCGAAGGCGGAAAAATATGTAAAGGATAAAATGAGTAAGACCGGGAATACTGAAAATCTTCCTCTTTTATCAAGATAATTATAAAATGCAAAAGTTTTTTACCATAGAAAAAACCTCTCAGGGAAAGGCAAGAGCCGGAGAGCTTACTACAGATCACGGTAAGATCCAAACCCCGATTTTTATGCCTGTTGGAACGGTAGCAAGTGTGAAAACAGTTCACCAGAGAGAATTAAAAGAAGATATCAAAGCCCAGATTATTCTGGGAAACACTTATCATTTATACCTTCGTCCGGGAATGGACACCATGCAGGAAGCAGGAGGTCTTCATCAATTCATGAACTGGGATCTTCCGATCTTAACGGATTCCGGGGGCTTTCAGGTGTTTTCATTGGCAAGCAGCAGAAAGATGTCTGAAGAAGGCGCAAGATTCAAATCTCACATCGACGGAAGTTACCACATGTTTTCGCCAGAAAAATCCATGGAAATTCAAAGACAGATCGGTGCTGATATTTTTATGGCCTTTGATGAATGTGTTGCGTATCCATGCGAATACAACCAGGCCAAATCATCCATGGAGCTTACGCACCGCTGGCTGAAAAGATGTATTGACTGGACAGAAAATAATCCCGAATTATACGGACACAAACAAAGGTTGTTTCCCATCGTTCAGGGATCAACCTATTCTGATTTAAGGAAAATATCCGCACAGGTAATCGCAGAAGCCGGTGCTGAAGGAAATGCCATTGGCGGACTTTCCGTAGGTGAGCCTGAAGAAGAAATGTACAGGATTACCGATGAGGTTACCGATATTTTACCAAAAGAGAAGCCAAGATACCTTATGGGAGTAGGAACTCCATGGAATATCCTGGAATCAATCGGCCTGGGAATCGATATGATGGATTGTGTAATGCCCACAAGAAACGCAAGAAATGCCATGCTTTTCACATGGAAAGGGGTAATGAATATGAAGAATGAAAAGTGGAAAAAAGACTTTTCGCCGCTGGATGAGTTTGGAACAAGTTTCGTAGACAGAGAATATTCAAAAGCATATGTAAGGCATTTGTTTGTTTCTAAAGAATATCTTGCCAAACAGATTGCCTCTATTCATAACTTAGCTTTTTATCTGGATTTGGTGAAAGTTGCTAGAGAACATATCTTAGCGGGAGATTTTTATGAATGGAAAAATTCGGTTGTTCCGGTTCTTCGTCAACGATTGTAAATTTAAAAATATCAAAATAGAAGTCCCGAAGGGACGACCTAAATTAGGATGCAATCCTATCAAACATAAAACCAATTTATAACGCATTAAAAAATAAAATAATGCTGAAAATTATAGACAGATATATTGTAAGAAAGTACCTTGGAACCTTCAGTTTCATGCTGATATTGCTGTCTGTAGTTGTTCTGGTGATTGATGTTCAGCAGAAAATTCCCAGAATTGAAAACGCTACCGCTATTGATCCGAAATTAAACCTTACCTATTTTCTGGTTCATTTTTATCCGTTCTGGATTGTTAATCTTGTGATGACATTTCTTTCTATTCTGGTATTTATTTCAGTGATCTATTTTACGTCCAGAATGGCAAACAACACGGAAATTGTTGCTATTATCAGTAGTGGGGCAAGTTTCCACAGGTTTGCAAGGCCTTATTTGCTTACCTCGCTTTTTATCGCTGTAATTTCTTTAGGAATTAACCATTTTGTATTGCCCTGGGCAAATATTCAGAAAAATCAGCTCGAAGCGTATACGTATAATGCTGCCAATAAAGAAAAAGTTTTGGGGACAGCTCCGGTTTCCGCACAGCTCAGCAAAACGGAATATATTTTTATCAATTCCTGGAGAAAAGAGGATCTGCCAGAAGTTCCCGAAAGATGGTGATTAAAGCTTCGGATGCTTCCTGGGATAAGGATAAAAAAGTTTTTGTACTGAATTCTTATACAGAAAAAACCATCAATAAAGATGACACCGAAAAACTGTCAAATGGATTTGATATAAAGAAAAGTTTCGGTCATGATCCCGAAGAGCTCTTTCCTAATGAATTGTTAGGACAAAATAAAACAACTCCGGAACTTCTCAAGTTCATTCAAAGAGAAACCGAAAAAGGAAACAGCAATCTGAATGCCCACCTGAATGAGCTTTACCAGAGAACTTCTATGCCTGTTTCTATTGTAATACTTACCTTTCTGGCGCTTTCGCTTTCTTCACAAAAAAAACGTGGAGGGCTGGGAATTAACCTTGCGGTAGGGATCTCGCTTGCCTTTGTATTTGTATTCTCATTTGAAGCCCTGAAAGTGGTTTCAGAGAATAAAAGTATGTCTCCGGTTCTTGCGATGTGGTTTCCGAACATTGTTTTTTCTCCTCTTGCCCTATACTTATACCTGAAAAGAGCCAATCAGTAAAGCAGTTTTATTTCTTTGTGATAAAATGAATGTAAACCATCATTCTCCAGGTCAATCCATAGATTTCCATTTCTGTCAGCATTTTTAATAATGCCATTTTGTCTCTTTTCGTTAAGTTCAAATACAGAAATCTCATTTTTTCTGAACAGACTGTTATTGAAACGGCTCATTATTTCATCTTCAGAGGGGAATTTATTAAAGTTTTCAACGAGAAAATCATGAAGACCTTGCGTGAAGTCATTTAGATTGAAATATTGTCCTGTTTGTGTTAAAATAGAGCCTGCATTTGATATTTCATCAAATTTTTCCTGAAGGATATTAAAGCCTGCGCCAACGATAAAATAATTATTTTGATTAATTTTTTTCTTTTCAATCAGAATTCCGACGATTTTTTTATTTTTAAGGATGATATCATTAGGCCATTTTATTTTTACGGTATTTCCAGTCAAATTGGCCAGGAAATCATGAATAAGAATTGCGGTATAATAATTGAACATGAAACCGGACAACGAAAAATTTTCCGCCTTTATCGCTAGAGTATAGGCTAAATTTTTTTCAGCGGCTGATGACCATGTATTTCCGTATTGACCCCTGCCCCGGGTTTGATTAAAAGTGTGAAGCGCAACAAAATCAGAATTTTCATAAAGTAAAAACTTGGAAATTTCGTCATTAGTAGAAGAGGATTCTTTTAAATAGAAGAGTTGACTCATTTAAGAAAACTTTAAGACTTTCGGGGGCTAAAAGTAAGGCTAAAGTGAAAGAAAAACAATAAATTTGCAGATTATAGTATTTTTTAATGAATAAAACAGCAGAAAAACAAGAATTATTAGATAAAATCGTTGAGGCAATTCAGGATGTAAAAGGAGAAGATATCATGATCTTCGATCTTTCAAACATTGAAAACTCTGTCGCAGAGACCTTTGTGATATGCAGCGGAAACTCAAACACGCAGGTAGCCGCACTCGCAGGTAGTGTTGAAAAGAAAGTGAGAAACGAGCTTAAAGAAAGACCTTGGCATGTAGAAGGGACTGAAAATGCAATGTGGGTGCTGGTAGACTATGTTTCAGTAGTTGTCCATATTTTCCAGAAACAGGTACGTGAGTATTACGATATAGAGGAGCTTTGGGGTGACGCTGTCATTACCAAAATCGAAAATGAATTTTAATTTTAAAAAGTATCAATGAACAATAAAGGATTTAACTGGTTTTTTCCTATCATGATTGTGGCACTCGTGCTGTTCTTTGTGGTTAATTCCATGGGTGACAGCGGAGCAAAGACAATCGACGAAGATGGTTTCTTTAAAGAAATGCAGGCAGGAAAAATCCAGAGAGTTTTAATAGATAAACAAGCCCAGAAGGCTGACGTGTTTTTAACACAGGCTGCCAAGACAGCTACCGTAAAAAAAGACGATAAAGCAAACCCTTTTTCAAGCCTCTCGATGGCACCAAAAGCAGATTACACGCTTAAATATGGAGACCTGAGATTATTTCTTGAAAAATTCGATGCTTTAAAACAACAGAATCCTCAGATTACCACATCTAAAGATTATGCAGAAGGTGAAAGCCCGTTGATGAGTATTCTGATTCAGGCATTAATCTGGATCGCTATTTTAGGACTATTTTATTTCCTTCTTTTCAGAAGAATGGGAAGTGGAGGCGGCCCCGGAGGACAGATTTTCTCCATCGGTAAATCCAAAGCAAAACTTTTTGATGAGAAAGAAAGAATTCAGGTTACATTCAAAGATGTTGCAGGATTAGAAGGGGCGAAAGAAGAAGTACAGGAAGTAGTGGATTTCCTTAAAAATTCAGAAAAATATACGAAACTGGGAGGTAAAATTCCTAAAGGAGTACTTTTGGTAGGGCCTCCGGGAACCGGTAAAACGCTATTGGCAAAAGCAGTGGCAGGGGAAGCTAAGGTTCCTTTCTTCTCACTTTCAGGTTCAGATTTCGTGGAAATGTTTGTGGGAGTAGGAGCTTCCAGAGTAAGAGATTTATTTGCTCAGGCTAAAGCTAAATCACCGGCAATTATTTTTATCGACGAGATTGATGCGATCGGTCGTGCCAGAGGGAAAAACAACTTCTCAGGCGGAAATGATGAAAGAGAAAATACATTAAACCAGCTTCTTACGGAAATGGATGGTTTCGGAACAGATACCAACGTCATCGTAATGGCTGCAACCAATAGAGCGGATATTCTTGATAAGGCATTGATGAGAGCAGGGCGTTTCGATCGCTCCATCTATGTTGATCTTCCTGAATTGCATGAAAGAAGACAGATCTTTGATGTTCATTTAAAGAAAATCAAGCTTGATGATAATGTAGACCGAGAGTTTTTAGCAAAACAAACCCCTGGTTTCAGCGGTGCAGATATTGCCAATGTATGTAATGAGGCGGCATTAATTGCGGCAAGAAACAACCATACTTCAGTTACAAAACAGGATTTCCTTGACGCGGTAGACCGTATTATCGGTGGTCTTGAAAAGAAAAATAAAGCGATTAAACCTTCTGAAAAGAAAAGAGTGGCTTATCATGAAGCAGGACATGCTACCATTTCATGGTTGGTAGAACACGCTTCACCTCTTTTAAAGGTAACGATTGTTCCGAGAGGACGTTCTTTAGGAGCAGCATGGTATCTTCCGGAAGAAAGACAGCTGACGACTACTGAGCAAATGCTCGACGAAATGTGTGCTACTTTAGGGGGAAGAGCTGCAGAGCAGGTAATCTTTAACAATATTTCGACAGGAGCTCTTTCTGATTTGGAAAGTGTTACGAAAAGAGCACAGGCAATGGTTACGATCTACGGATTAAGCCCGAATATCGGTAATATATCTTATTATGACAGTTCAGGTCAGTCTGAATACAATTTCGGAAAACCATATTCTGAGGAAACAGCAAAAAAAATCGATATAGAGATCAAAGGCATTATTGAAACTCAGTATGACCGTGCCGTTCAGATTCTGACTGAAAATAAGGATAAGCTCGATGCGCTTGCCAATAAACTTCTGGAAAAAGAAGTAATTTTCAGAGAAGATCTTGAAGAAGTATTCGGAAAAAGGGCTTGGGACCCGGAATTAACGGAAAAACCGGTTACCAATACGATTCCTGCCTCACAGCAGCCGAATGAAATTATCATTAAAGATAAAGAGGAAGATAGTGAAATTCAGGCACCTGAAAGTCCTACACAAATCTAAAAATCTTTTGAAATAGATTAGAAAAACCTGACAGTCTCTGATTTGTCAGGTTTTTTCATATTTATCGGCACGTTTTTAGATTTCTATATGATAATTTTATATTTTTGTATAAGTGTCTAAAAAAATAAATTAAATTGAATTTATTCAAGAGGATTGTAAGCAAACTTACCAACCAGCCTGAAGAAGAAGAAAAGCCAAGTCTGGAAAAGCTCGGAGATTCGCTTAAAAATGCGGATCTTGACTATAAATTTGCCCAATTGTTTACTCATTCAGGAGGATTTTTCAATTACTGTGCGGATGAAGCAGAGGCATTAAAAACACTACACCAGATTATCAAAATAGAGGGAATCAGCAATGTTTTCTGCTGGGATAAAGATCTCCAGAATTTTTTAAATGTTGTAAAAACTCCTTACACTGAAGAACTTCAGGGTAATAATGACGCAAGTTTTATCACCTGTGAATATCTTATTGCCTACGATGGGAGAATTATGCTTTCCCATAATAATATTTTGCATTACCACTCTTCAAGACTGCCCAACAAGATTATTGTAATGGCTAACGTTTCACAGATCGTGAATAATCTCAATGACGCGATGGGGAAAATCAAAAGAAACGGGAATATCAAAAACCTTACTTCTATCAGCGGAGCACAGTCGAAACTGGATACTTCTTCCAACAGCAACACCAAACTTTTTTTATTGTTGCTTGAAGATTAGGCATCAACGTATAAATTTTTAAAATTTTGGACAAAAACCTTATTCAAAGAACCCTGTCAGGAATTGTTTATGTAGCAATCATCATTCTTTGTACAACTCCTTTTGGAGCAAAGCTCAT comes from the Chryseobacterium nepalense genome and includes:
- the ftsH gene encoding ATP-dependent zinc metalloprotease FtsH: MNNKGFNWFFPIMIVALVLFFVVNSMGDSGAKTIDEDGFFKEMQAGKIQRVLIDKQAQKADVFLTQAAKTATVKKDDKANPFSSLSMAPKADYTLKYGDLRLFLEKFDALKQQNPQITTSKDYAEGESPLMSILIQALIWIAILGLFYFLLFRRMGSGGGPGGQIFSIGKSKAKLFDEKERIQVTFKDVAGLEGAKEEVQEVVDFLKNSEKYTKLGGKIPKGVLLVGPPGTGKTLLAKAVAGEAKVPFFSLSGSDFVEMFVGVGASRVRDLFAQAKAKSPAIIFIDEIDAIGRARGKNNFSGGNDERENTLNQLLTEMDGFGTDTNVIVMAATNRADILDKALMRAGRFDRSIYVDLPELHERRQIFDVHLKKIKLDDNVDREFLAKQTPGFSGADIANVCNEAALIAARNNHTSVTKQDFLDAVDRIIGGLEKKNKAIKPSEKKRVAYHEAGHATISWLVEHASPLLKVTIVPRGRSLGAAWYLPEERQLTTTEQMLDEMCATLGGRAAEQVIFNNISTGALSDLESVTKRAQAMVTIYGLSPNIGNISYYDSSGQSEYNFGKPYSEETAKKIDIEIKGIIETQYDRAVQILTENKDKLDALANKLLEKEVIFREDLEEVFGKRAWDPELTEKPVTNTIPASQQPNEIIIKDKEEDSEIQAPESPTQI
- a CDS encoding LUD domain-containing protein — protein: MNLFKRIVSKLTNQPEEEEKPSLEKLGDSLKNADLDYKFAQLFTHSGGFFNYCADEAEALKTLHQIIKIEGISNVFCWDKDLQNFLNVVKTPYTEELQGNNDASFITCEYLIAYDGRIMLSHNNILHYHSSRLPNKIIVMANVSQIVNNLNDAMGKIKRNGNIKNLTSISGAQSKLDTSSNSNTKLFLLLLED